The Henckelia pumila isolate YLH828 chromosome 2, ASM3356847v2, whole genome shotgun sequence genome includes a window with the following:
- the LOC140879111 gene encoding uncharacterized protein: MDLLDRPLIPSSSSRLRKGSPYITFISPVSTSGPQHYPDSPGPGFTDHHHWRRLWEACSIDVDMASLDQTLPGDHQPGRNITIPLEQLESFVQDVVRKSLIAAKQPQSKDITVEEEGNQGNPNPIAQVQEGEEEESSWMHSIQPSMADELHELRRKEVIEEPLPLNYKSAKIREYDGSTDPEEHLARFENVAMLHCYGDKIKCKVFLTTLVDSAQRWFEKLEPQSVQSFSKFKQVFLQHFGSSKRYRKTAYSLFEAKQSGEEFLRTYIKRFNKIALEVPTCAQETKIMAFTQGLREGEFFKSLVKKAPRTFEDLLARAEKYINMEEAQRQKKEVARREGGQEQGRSRDNHDPMGRLSRYAPYRGTRDKAVHMCEERVDTQTPVSKEKLWKYCALHQECTHDTSECRTLQQRHQLPYARDGRPVPKKPRSVPWFRGSQASIPPRDATSSREKGKQEMDHAKKDKISGDGPAKGIINMISGGSTDGDSNRARKAWSRRESLGVEEGRQGAGPIITFGPQDLEGVNLPHNDALLIQARIANYDVRRVFVDSGSSVNVLFQEAFEQMDLQGYELSPVKTALYGFAGHTVQPQGEMLLPITLGSGDEKRMVMTRFTLVEAPSSYNVILGRPAMNSFKAVASAYHQKIKFPVGDKVGEVRGDQPSSRKCYAETVKIDYKRAKQNGKVGALGGREVCSVEESKSEYEEVEMEPGQTGKSVKIARDIDAGLMEALRGCLIQNKDVFAWAQGDLVGVSSRVAEHKLNINPGSRPVIQKKRHFGAEKDKVIAEQVQELLRAGHIKEIQFPTWLSNVVLVPKATGKWRMCVDFRDLNKACPKDCYPLPRIDQLVDSTSGCELLSFMDAYQGYHQIPLALEDQDKVSFVTSGGTFCYVVMPFGLKNAGATYQRMMDRVFREQVGRNVEVYVDDILVKSRTRDSFLPDLEETFATVRRYGIKLNPAKCMFGVKSGKFLGFMVTERGIEVNPEKVKLLREMPSPTSIKEVQRLTGRITALARFIARSAHRSYHFFQVLRKAQRFGWTEQCEQAFQELKEHLASLPILVKPEPGERLWIYLSTTEKAVSTVLIKEEKGAQRPVYYVSHALKGAKVRYTELRRWPWL, from the exons ATGGACCTTCTTGATCGTCCATTGATCCCGTCCAG TTCATCTCGATTAAGGAAGGGCAGTCCATATATCACTTTCATTAGCCCGGTTTCCACATCAGGCCCACAACACTACCCTGATAGCCCGGGCCCTGGTTTTACCGACCATcatcattggcgccgtctgtgggaagctTGTTCTATAGACGTAGATATGGCTTCTCTTGATCAAACATTACCTGGAGACCATCAGCCAGGACGGAATATTACCATTCCCTTGGAGCAGTTAGAATCATTTGTCCAAGATGTGGTACGGAAGTCGTTGATAGCTGCAAAACAACCACAATCAAAGGACATAACGGTGGAGGAAGAAGGAAATCAGGGTAATCCAAACCCTATTGCCCAGGTtcaagaaggagaagaagaagaaagctctTGGATGCATTCAATACAGCCGTCCATGGCAGATGAGTTGCATGAGCTCAGGAGAAAG GAGGTGATAGAGGAACCCTTGCCACTAAATTACAAGTCGGCTAAAATCCGGGAATACGATGGGAGCACAGACCCAGAGGAGCACCTGGCTCGGTTTGAAAATGTAGCCATGCTACATTGCTATGGAGATAAGATCAAATGCAAAGTCTTCCTAACCACTTTGGTGGATTCTGCCCAAAGATGGTTTGAGAAGTTGGAGCCCCAGAGTGTTCAATCATTTTCCAAGTTCAAGCAAGTGTTTTTGCAGCACTTTGGCAGTAGCAAGAGGTATAGGAAAACTGCCTATAGCCTTTTTGAAGCAAAGCAGTCAGGAGAGGAGTTTTTACGAACCTACATCAAAAGGTTTAACAAAATTGCTTTGGAGGTCCCGACTTGTGCCCAGGAGACCAAGATCATGGCTTTCACTCAAGGTCTTCGGGAGGGGGAATTTTTCAAATCGCTGGTGAAAAAAGCACCCCGGACCTTCGAAGATTTGCTGGCTCGGGCTGAAAAATACATTAACATGGAGGAAGCTCAGAGGCAGAAAAAGGAAGTGGCCCGGCGGGAGGGAGGCCAGGAACAAGGGAGAAGTAGGGACAACCATGATCCCATGGGGCGATTGTCCCGGTATGCTCCGTACCGAGGAACCCGAGATAAGGCTGTTCATATGTGTGAAGAAAGGGTCGACACGCAGACCCCTGTTTCTAAGGAGAAGCTCTGGAAGTACTGTGCACTTCATCAAGAGTGCACTCATGACACCAGTGAGTGTCGAACTCTGCAGCAAAGACACCAACTTCCTTATGCTAGAGATGGTAGGCCGGTCCCAAAAAAGCCTCGAAGCGTGCCTTGGTTTCGGGGGTCACAGGCGTCGATTCCTCCCCGGGATGCCACCAGCTCTCGGGAAAAAGGAAAACAAGAAATGGATCATGcaaaaaaagacaaaatatCGGGAGATGGGCCGGCCAAAGGTATCattaacatgatatcaggaGGATCTACGGATGGAGATTCCAACCGGGCTAGGAAGGCCTGGAGTCGGAGGGAAAGCTTAGGGGTGGAGGAAGGAAGGCAGGGGGCGGGGCCAATCATTACATTTGGACCCCAAGACCTGGAGGGAGTAAACTTACCCCATAATGATGCCTTGCTTATACAAGCTCGGATCGCCAATTATGATGTTCGAAGGGTGTTCGTTGACTCGGGAAGCTCAGTGAATGTCCTTTTTCAAGAAGCATTCGAGCAGATGGATTTGCAGGGGTATGAGTTGAGCCCGGTAAAAACCGCCTTATATGGTTTTGCCGGGCACACTGTCCAACCCCAAGGGGAAATGTTGCTGCCTATCACCTTGGGATCAGGAGATGAGAAGAGGATGGTCATGACAAGATTCACATTAGTGGAAGCACCTTCTTCCTATAATGTCATCTTGGGTAGGCCGGCTATGAACTCTTTCAAAGCCGTAGCCTCAGCTTACCATCAAAAGATCAAGTTCCCAGTAGGAGATAAAGTCGGAGAAGTTCGAGGAGATCAGCCTTCCTCCCGAAAATGCTATGCTGAGACAGTGAAGATAGACTACAAGAGGGCAAAACAGAATGGAAAGGTAGGAGCCTTGGGGGGAAGAGAAGTCTGTTCGGTGGAGGAATCTAAAAGCGAGTATGAAGAGGTAGAGATGGAACCCGGGCAAACAGGGAAGTCTGTTAAGATAGCTCGGGATATAGATGCAGGGTTGATGGAAGCATTGAGAGGCTGCCTCATCCAGAATAAAGATGTGTTCGCCTGGGCTCAGGGTGATTTGGTGGGAGTTTCATCCCGGGTGGCGGAACACAAATTAAACATCAACCCAGGTTCCCGACCTGTTATACAAAAGAAGAGGCATTTTGGGGCCGAGAAGGATAAGGTGATAGCGGAGCAGGTTCAAGAGCTACTGCGGGCCGGGCACATTAAGGAAATACAATTTCCTACTTGGTTGTCCAACGTAGTGCTAGTACCAAAGGCCACGGGGAagtggagaatgtgtgtggatttcCGGGATTTAAATAAAGCTTGTCCCAAAGATTGTTACCCTCTGCCCCGAATTGACCAGTTGGTGGACTCTACATCCGGGTGTGAGTTGCTGAGCTTCATGGATGCATACCAGGGCTATCATCAAATTCCTTTAGCCCTGGAAGATCAAGACAAAGTCAGCTTTGTTACCTCGGGAGGTACTTTCTGCTAcgtagtgatgccatttggtttgaagaATGCAGGAGCTACGTATCAGCGGATGATGGACAGAGTGTTCCGGGAACAGGTGGGCCGAAATGTGGAggtatatgtggatgatatattgGTGAAGTCCAGGACCCGGGATAGTTTCTTACCCGACTTGGAGGAAACTTTTGCGACAGTTCGGCGATATGGGATCAAATTGAACCCGGCTAAGTGTATGTTTGGGGTGAAAAGTGGCAAGTTTCTGGGGTTCATGGTCACTGAACGGGGGATAGAAGTCAACCCTGAAAAAGTGAAGCTGTTGCGGGAAATGCCTTCACCAACATCTATTAAAGAGGTACAGCGATTAACCGGCCGGATCACAGCCCTGGCCCGGTTTATAGCTCGATCAGCTCATCGCAGCTATCATTTTTTCCAAGTGTTGCGAAAAGCCCAGAGGTTCGGCTGGACTGAGCAATGCGAGCAGGCCTTTCAGGAGTTGAAGGAACATCTGGCTAGCTTGCCTATCTTGGTTAAGCCGGAACCAGGGGAACGATTGTGGATATATCTATCCACTACAGAAAAGGCGGTCAGCACTGTCTTGATAAAAGAGGAAAAGGGAGCTCAGAGGCCTGTGTACTACGTCAGCCATGCTTTGAAGGGGGCGAAAGTTAGATATACGGAATTGAGAAGATGGCCTTGGCTCTAG
- the LOC140879661 gene encoding probable UDP-arabinopyranose mutase 2 has protein sequence MAAQKITPLLKDELDIVIPTIRNLDFLEMWRPFFEPYHLIIVQDGDPSKIIKVPEGFDYELYNRNDINRILGPKASCISFKDSACRCFGYMVSKKKYIYTIDDDCFVAKDPSGNDINALEQHIKNLLTPSTPNFFNTLYDPYREGADFVRGYPFSLREGVPTAVSHGLWLNIPDYDAPTQLVKPRERNTRYVDAVMTIPKGTIFPMCGMNLGFNRDLIGPAMYFGLMGDGQPIGRYDDMWAGWCTKVICDHLGYGVKTGLPYIWHSKASNPFVNLRKEYKGIYWQEDIIPFFQNLSLPKECTTVQQCYIEMAKLVKDKLSAVDPYFTKLADAMVTWIEAWDELNPSDASAKVPNGVAK, from the exons ATGGCTGCTCAAAAAATAACCCCCCTTCTCAAGGATGAGTTGGATATAGTGATTCCCACCATAAGAAACCTCGATTTCTTGGAGATGTGGAGGCCCTTTTTTGAGCCCTACCATCTCATCATAGTCCAAGATGGCGACCCTTCGAAGATCATCAAAGTTCCAGAAGGCTTCGACTATGAACTGTACAATCGTAATGACATCAACAGAATTCTGGGTCCCAAGGCATCATGCATCTCGTTTAAGGATTCTGCTTGCAGGTGCTTCGGGTACATGGTGTCCAAGAAGAAGTATATTTATACCATCGATGATGACTGCTTT GTTGCCAAAGACCCGTCTGGGAATGATATCAATGCTCTCGAGCAGCACATCAAGAATCTCTTAACTCCATCAACCCCGAATTTCTTTAACACACTTTACGACCCATATAGGGAGGGTGCTGACTTTGTTCGTGGGTATCCTTTCAGTCTCCGCGAGGGTGTCCCCACTGCTGTTTCTCACGGCCTTTGGCTCAACATCCCTGATTACGATGCACCTACACAGCTTGTTAAGCCCCGTGAGAGGAACACCAG ATATGTCGATGCTGTTATGACCATTCCAAAGGGTACCATTTTCCCCATGTGTGGTATGAACTTGGGATTCAACCGGGACCTCATTGGACCAGCAATGTACTTTGGACTCATGGGGGACGGTCAGCCAATTGGACGATACGATGACATGTGGGCTGGCTGGTGCACCAAG GTGATTTGCGATCACTTGGGTTACGGTGTCAAGACTGGTCTGCCTTATATCTGGCACAGCAAAGCCAGCAACCCGTTTGTCAATCTGAGGAAGGAGTACAAAGGAATTTACTGGCAAGAGGACATCATCCCGTTCTTCCAGAACTTATCGCTCCCTAAGGAATGCACGACCGTGCAACAATGTTACATCGAAATGGCTAAACTAGTGAAAGACAAACTTTCGGCTGTCGATCCCTACTTCACAAAGTTGGCCGATGCCATGGTAACGTGGATAGAGGCTTGGGATGAGCTTAACCCTTCCGACGCCTCTGCTAAGGTTCCTAATGGCGTCGCCAAATAG